In Kitasatospora sp. NBC_00240, the following are encoded in one genomic region:
- the gltB gene encoding glutamate synthase large subunit: MLSASMHSDNEPRGGASRSPYALVPDARPAAQGLYDPRNEHDACGVGFVATLTGIADHKIVEQALTVLRNLEHRGATGAEPDSGDGAGILTQVPDAFLRSKVAFELPAAGSYAVGIAFLPVEDAADAAAVAQIEAIAADEDLVVLGWRDVPVTPDLLGATARSVMPRFRQLFLAAGAGKGDLTSLELDRAAFVVRKRAEREAGVYFPSLSARTIVYKGMLTTGQLEPFFPDLSDRLYASAIGLIHSRFSTNTFPSWPLAHPYRFVAHNGEINTVKGNRNWMTARESQLATDLIPANKDGRGLERIFPICTPDHSDSASFDEVLELLHLGGRSLPHSVLMMIPEAWENHATMEPARRAFYQYHSNLMEPWDGPACVTFTDGTQIGAVLDRNGLRPARYWITEDGLVVLSSEVGVLDLEQETVVRKGRLQPGKMFLIDTAEHRIVEDEEIKSALAAEHPYEEWIAAGQIQLAKLPEREHIAHTHASVTRRQQTFGYTEEELRVILAPMARTGGEALGSMGTDSPIAALSEKPRLLFDYFIQLFAQVTNPPLDAIREELVTSLLSNLGPEGNLLAAEAAACRSVGITFPVIDNDELAKLVHINADGDQSGLKAVTLSGLYKVSGGGDALAARLKAVAAEADAAIADGARIIVLSDRHSDAEHAPIPSLLLTSAVHHHLIRTKQRTQVSLIVEAGDVREVHHVALLVGYGAGAVNPYLAMESVEDLVAQGVFIEGIEPEKAIKNLIKALGKGVLKVMSKMGISTVASYRGAQVFEVIGLDQQTVDTYFAGTTTKLGGIGLEQVAKEVAARHAKAYPASGITAAHRALDIGGEYQWRREGEPHLFDPDTVFRLQHSTRSRRYDIFKQYTERVNEQSERLMTLRGLFKLDGKGRAPISIDEVEPVSEIVKRFSTGAMSYGSISMEAHETLAIAMNQLGGKSNTGEGGEDPERLYDPARRSSIKQVASGRFGVTSEYLVNADDIQIKMAQGAKPGEGGQLPGHKVYPWVARTRHSTPGVGLISPPPHHDIYSIEDLAQLIHDLKNANPAARIHVKLVSEVGVGTVAAGVSKAHADVVLVSGHDGGTGASPLTSLKHAGGPWELGLAETQQTLLLNGLRDRIVVQTDGQLKTGRDVVIAALLGAEEFGFATAPLVVSGCIMMRVCHLDTCPVGVATQNPVLRERFTGKPEFVVNFFEFIAEEVREILAELGFRTIEEAVGHAEHIDAAEAITHWKAAGLDLAPLLHVPELPEGAALHNTTTQDHSLDKALDNQLITLAEDALERGDAVRIQLPIRNVNRTVGTMLGHEVTKRYRGEGLPEGTIDVTFTGSAGQSFGAFVPRGVTLRLEGDANDYVGKGLSGGVLIVRPARDAAAIGADAQNHVIAGNTIGYGATSGRIHLRGKAGERFAVRNSGATLVVEGVGDHGLEYMTGGRVVVLGETGRNLAAGMSGGIAYVLDLRPANVNDGMVGIEAPTAADREWLRETVQQHYEETGSTVAAELLADWASGVSRFSKIMPTDYKAVLAAKDAAERDGLSESETTRKMMEAANG, translated from the coding sequence TGGAGCACCGCGGTGCCACGGGCGCCGAGCCGGACTCCGGTGACGGCGCGGGCATCCTGACCCAGGTCCCCGACGCGTTCCTGCGCTCCAAGGTCGCCTTCGAGCTCCCCGCCGCCGGCTCCTACGCGGTCGGCATCGCCTTCCTCCCCGTCGAGGACGCCGCCGACGCCGCCGCGGTCGCGCAGATCGAGGCCATCGCCGCCGACGAGGACCTGGTCGTCCTCGGCTGGCGCGACGTCCCGGTCACCCCCGACCTGCTGGGCGCCACCGCCCGTTCGGTCATGCCGCGCTTCCGGCAGCTCTTCCTCGCCGCCGGCGCCGGTAAGGGTGACCTTACCAGCCTGGAGCTGGACCGGGCGGCCTTCGTCGTGCGCAAGCGCGCCGAGCGCGAGGCCGGCGTGTACTTCCCGTCGCTCTCCGCCCGCACCATCGTCTACAAGGGCATGCTGACCACCGGTCAGCTGGAGCCCTTCTTCCCCGACCTGTCGGACCGGCTCTACGCCTCCGCGATCGGCCTGATCCACTCGCGCTTCTCCACCAACACGTTCCCCAGCTGGCCGCTGGCCCACCCGTACCGCTTCGTCGCGCACAACGGTGAGATCAACACGGTCAAGGGCAACCGGAACTGGATGACCGCGCGCGAGTCCCAGCTCGCCACCGACCTGATCCCGGCCAACAAGGACGGCCGGGGCCTGGAGCGGATCTTCCCGATCTGTACGCCGGACCACTCCGACTCCGCGTCCTTCGACGAGGTCCTGGAGCTGCTCCACCTCGGCGGCCGCTCGCTCCCGCACTCCGTGCTGATGATGATCCCGGAGGCGTGGGAGAACCACGCCACCATGGAGCCGGCCCGCCGCGCCTTCTACCAGTACCACTCCAACCTGATGGAGCCCTGGGACGGCCCGGCCTGCGTCACCTTCACCGACGGCACCCAGATCGGCGCGGTCCTCGACCGCAACGGCCTGCGTCCCGCCCGCTACTGGATCACCGAGGACGGCCTCGTCGTCCTCTCCTCCGAGGTCGGCGTGCTCGACCTGGAGCAGGAGACGGTGGTCAGGAAGGGCCGTCTGCAGCCCGGCAAGATGTTCCTCATCGACACCGCGGAGCACCGCATCGTCGAGGACGAGGAGATCAAGTCCGCCCTCGCCGCGGAGCACCCGTACGAGGAGTGGATCGCGGCCGGCCAGATCCAGCTCGCCAAGCTCCCCGAGCGCGAGCACATCGCGCACACCCACGCCTCGGTCACCCGCCGCCAGCAGACCTTCGGCTACACCGAGGAAGAGCTGCGCGTCATCCTCGCCCCGATGGCCCGCACCGGCGGCGAGGCGCTGGGCTCGATGGGCACCGACAGCCCGATCGCGGCGCTCTCCGAGAAGCCGCGCCTGCTGTTCGACTACTTCATCCAGCTCTTCGCGCAGGTCACCAACCCGCCGCTGGACGCCATCCGCGAGGAGCTCGTCACCTCGCTGCTGAGCAACCTCGGCCCCGAGGGCAACCTGCTGGCCGCCGAGGCCGCCGCCTGCCGTTCGGTCGGCATCACCTTCCCGGTGATCGACAACGACGAGCTGGCCAAGCTGGTCCACATCAACGCCGACGGCGACCAGTCCGGCCTGAAGGCCGTCACGCTGTCCGGCCTGTACAAGGTCTCCGGCGGTGGCGACGCGCTCGCCGCCCGCCTGAAGGCCGTCGCGGCCGAGGCCGACGCGGCGATCGCCGACGGTGCCCGGATCATCGTGCTCTCGGACCGCCACTCGGACGCCGAGCACGCGCCGATCCCGTCGCTGCTGCTCACCTCCGCCGTGCACCACCACCTGATCCGCACCAAGCAGCGCACCCAGGTGTCGCTGATCGTGGAGGCCGGTGACGTCCGCGAGGTCCACCACGTGGCCCTGCTGGTCGGCTACGGCGCCGGCGCGGTCAACCCGTACCTGGCGATGGAGTCCGTCGAGGACCTCGTCGCGCAGGGCGTGTTCATCGAGGGCATCGAGCCCGAGAAGGCCATCAAGAACCTGATCAAGGCGCTCGGCAAGGGCGTCCTGAAGGTCATGTCGAAGATGGGCATCTCCACCGTCGCCTCCTACCGCGGCGCCCAGGTCTTCGAGGTCATCGGCCTCGACCAGCAGACCGTGGACACCTACTTCGCCGGCACCACCACCAAGCTCGGCGGCATCGGCCTGGAGCAGGTCGCCAAGGAGGTGGCCGCGCGCCACGCCAAGGCCTACCCCGCCTCCGGCATCACCGCCGCGCACCGCGCGCTGGACATCGGCGGCGAGTACCAGTGGCGCCGCGAGGGCGAGCCGCACCTGTTCGACCCGGACACGGTGTTCCGCCTGCAGCACTCCACCCGCTCGCGCCGCTACGACATCTTCAAGCAGTACACCGAGCGGGTGAACGAGCAGTCCGAGCGCCTGATGACGCTGCGCGGCCTGTTCAAGCTCGACGGCAAGGGCCGCGCCCCGATCTCGATCGACGAGGTCGAGCCGGTCTCCGAGATCGTCAAGCGGTTCTCCACCGGCGCCATGTCCTACGGCTCCATCTCGATGGAGGCGCACGAGACGCTCGCCATCGCGATGAACCAGCTGGGCGGCAAGTCCAACACCGGTGAGGGCGGCGAGGACCCGGAGCGCCTGTACGACCCGGCGCGCCGCTCGTCCATCAAGCAGGTCGCCTCCGGCCGCTTCGGTGTCACCAGCGAGTACCTGGTCAACGCGGACGACATCCAGATCAAGATGGCCCAGGGCGCCAAGCCCGGCGAAGGCGGCCAGCTGCCCGGCCACAAGGTCTACCCGTGGGTCGCCAGGACCCGGCACTCCACCCCGGGTGTCGGCCTGATCTCCCCGCCGCCGCACCACGACATCTACTCCATCGAGGACCTGGCTCAGCTGATCCACGACCTCAAGAACGCCAACCCGGCGGCCCGCATCCACGTGAAGCTGGTCTCCGAGGTCGGCGTGGGCACGGTCGCGGCCGGCGTCTCCAAGGCGCACGCGGACGTCGTGCTGGTCTCCGGCCACGACGGCGGCACCGGCGCCTCCCCGCTCACCTCGCTCAAGCACGCGGGCGGCCCCTGGGAGCTCGGCCTCGCCGAGACCCAGCAGACCCTGCTGCTCAACGGCCTGCGCGACCGCATCGTGGTGCAGACCGACGGCCAGCTCAAGACCGGCCGCGACGTCGTCATCGCCGCGCTGCTCGGCGCCGAGGAGTTCGGTTTCGCGACCGCGCCGCTCGTCGTCTCCGGGTGCATCATGATGCGCGTCTGCCACCTGGACACCTGCCCGGTCGGCGTCGCCACCCAGAACCCGGTGCTGCGCGAGCGCTTCACCGGCAAGCCCGAGTTCGTGGTGAACTTCTTCGAGTTCATCGCGGAGGAGGTCCGCGAGATCCTCGCCGAGCTGGGCTTCCGCACCATCGAGGAAGCCGTCGGCCACGCCGAGCACATCGACGCGGCCGAGGCGATCACGCACTGGAAGGCCGCCGGCCTCGACCTGGCGCCGCTGCTCCACGTGCCCGAGCTGCCCGAGGGCGCGGCCCTGCACAACACCACCACCCAGGACCACTCGCTCGACAAGGCCCTGGACAACCAGCTGATCACGCTGGCCGAGGACGCCCTGGAGCGCGGCGACGCCGTCCGCATCCAGCTGCCGATCCGCAACGTCAACCGGACGGTCGGCACCATGCTCGGCCACGAGGTGACCAAGCGGTACCGCGGCGAGGGCCTGCCCGAGGGCACCATCGACGTCACCTTCACGGGTAGCGCCGGCCAGTCCTTCGGCGCCTTCGTGCCGCGCGGCGTCACGCTGCGCCTGGAGGGCGACGCCAACGACTACGTCGGCAAGGGCCTCTCCGGCGGTGTGCTGATCGTCCGCCCGGCCCGGGACGCCGCCGCCATCGGCGCCGACGCCCAGAACCACGTGATCGCCGGCAACACCATCGGGTACGGTGCCACCAGCGGCCGCATCCACCTGCGCGGCAAGGCCGGCGAGCGCTTCGCCGTCCGTAACTCCGGTGCCACCCTGGTCGTCGAGGGCGTGGGCGACCACGGCCTGGAGTACATGACCGGCGGACGGGTCGTCGTCCTCGGCGAGACCGGCCGCAACCTGGCAGCGGGCATGTCCGGCGGTATCGCCTACGTCCTGGACCTGCGCCCGGCCAACGTGAACGACGGCATGGTGGGCATCGAGGCCCCGACCGCCGCCGACCGCGAATGGCTGCGCGAGACCGTGCAGCAGCACTACGAGGAGACCGGCTCCACCGTGGCCGCCGAGCTCCTGGCCGACTGGGCGAGCGGGGTCTCCCGCTTCTCCAAGATCATGCCGACCGACTACAAGGCTGTGCTCGCCGCCAAGGACGCCGCTGAGCGCGACGGGCTCTCCGAGTCCGAGACCACTCGCAAGATGATGGAGGCGGCAAATGGCTGA
- a CDS encoding glutamate synthase subunit beta, whose translation MADPKGFLTTPKQLAERRPVDVRIRDWNEVYVERSLLPIITKQAGRCMDCGIPFCHNGCPLGNLIPEWNDLAYRDDWSGAIERLHATNNFPEFTGRLCPAPCESACVLGINQDAVTIKNVEVTIIDKAWDNGGVTPQVPERLSGKTVAVVGSGPAGLAVAQQLTRAGHTVVVYERADRIGGLLRYGIPEFKMEKRHINRRVEQMRAEGTRFRTGVSVGEDITGQQLRERFDAVVVAAGATTARDLPVPGRELKGIHQAMEYLPLANKVQEGDFVETPISAKGKHVVVIGGGDTGADCLGTALRQGAASVTQLEIMPRPGDDRPTGQPWPTMPMLYKVTSAHEEGGERVYSVNTTHFTGDEDGNVQQLHLVEVEFKDGRFQPIEGTERAIPAQLVTLAMGFTGTDTANGLVEQLGVDLDARGNINRDGAFSTNVDGVYVCGDAGRGQSLIVWAIAEGRSAAAAVDKYLGGKTALPAPIRPTDRPLVV comes from the coding sequence ATGGCTGACCCCAAGGGCTTCCTGACCACGCCCAAGCAGCTCGCCGAGCGCCGGCCGGTCGACGTCCGGATCCGGGACTGGAACGAGGTCTACGTCGAGCGCAGCCTCCTTCCGATCATCACCAAGCAGGCCGGCCGCTGCATGGACTGCGGCATCCCGTTCTGCCACAACGGCTGCCCGCTCGGGAACCTCATCCCCGAGTGGAACGACCTGGCCTACCGGGACGACTGGTCCGGCGCGATCGAGCGCCTGCACGCGACCAACAACTTCCCGGAGTTCACCGGCCGCCTCTGCCCGGCTCCCTGCGAGTCGGCGTGCGTGCTCGGGATCAACCAGGACGCGGTGACCATCAAGAACGTCGAGGTCACCATCATCGACAAGGCCTGGGACAACGGCGGCGTCACGCCGCAGGTCCCGGAGCGCCTGTCCGGCAAGACCGTGGCCGTCGTCGGCTCCGGCCCGGCCGGCCTCGCCGTCGCCCAGCAGCTCACCCGGGCCGGGCACACGGTGGTGGTGTACGAGCGCGCCGACCGCATCGGCGGCCTGCTGCGCTACGGCATCCCCGAGTTCAAGATGGAGAAGCGCCACATCAACCGCCGCGTCGAGCAGATGCGCGCGGAAGGCACCCGCTTCCGTACCGGCGTCAGCGTCGGCGAGGACATCACCGGCCAGCAGCTGCGCGAGCGCTTCGACGCCGTCGTCGTCGCCGCCGGTGCCACCACCGCCCGCGACCTGCCCGTCCCCGGCCGGGAGCTCAAGGGCATCCACCAGGCGATGGAGTACCTGCCGCTCGCCAACAAGGTGCAGGAGGGCGACTTCGTCGAGACGCCCATCAGCGCCAAGGGCAAGCACGTCGTCGTCATCGGCGGCGGCGACACCGGCGCCGACTGCCTCGGCACCGCGCTGCGCCAGGGGGCGGCCTCGGTCACCCAGCTGGAGATCATGCCGCGCCCCGGCGACGACCGGCCCACCGGCCAGCCGTGGCCGACCATGCCGATGCTCTACAAGGTCACCTCCGCGCACGAGGAGGGCGGTGAGCGCGTGTACAGCGTGAACACCACCCACTTCACCGGCGACGAGGACGGCAACGTCCAGCAGCTCCACCTCGTCGAGGTCGAGTTCAAGGACGGCCGGTTCCAGCCGATCGAGGGCACCGAGCGCGCCATCCCGGCCCAGCTCGTCACCCTCGCCATGGGCTTCACCGGCACCGACACCGCCAACGGCCTGGTGGAGCAGCTGGGCGTCGACCTCGACGCCCGCGGCAACATCAACCGGGACGGCGCCTTCTCCACCAACGTGGACGGCGTGTACGTCTGCGGCGACGCCGGCCGCGGCCAGTCGCTGATCGTCTGGGCCATCGCCGAGGGGCGCTCCGCCGCCGCCGCCGTGGACAAGTACCTGGGCGGCAAGACCGCGCTGCCCGCCCCGATCCGCCCGACCGACCGCCCCCTGGTGGTCTGA
- a CDS encoding helix-turn-helix transcriptional regulator, with protein MGTTQTGGGTTVRRLMLGSQLRRLREASGVSREQAGYSIRASESKISRMELGRVSFKERDVADLLTLYGIRADGDRTAVLGLVGEANAPSWWHGYGDVLPVWFQTYLGLEEAASEIRSYEVQFIPGLLQTAGYARAVFARGNPAAEPEEIERRVEVRTRRRRLLTAERGPSLLAVIDEAALRRSWGGPEVMRDQIDRLAEFAELPRVDLRVMPLGVGGVRAEAGAFSLLGFPEPDLADVVYLEQFTSALYLDKPDQVAEYGRAMDRLTADSLDREETLKLLAAVRQEL; from the coding sequence ATGGGCACAACGCAGACCGGTGGCGGGACGACGGTACGGCGCCTGATGCTGGGGTCCCAGCTGCGCCGGCTGCGGGAGGCCAGCGGTGTCTCGCGCGAGCAGGCGGGGTACTCGATCCGGGCGTCCGAGTCGAAGATCAGCCGGATGGAACTGGGGCGGGTGAGCTTCAAGGAGCGGGACGTCGCCGACCTGCTCACCCTGTACGGCATCCGCGCGGACGGCGACCGGACGGCGGTGCTCGGGCTGGTGGGGGAGGCCAACGCGCCGTCCTGGTGGCACGGGTACGGCGATGTGCTGCCGGTCTGGTTCCAGACCTATCTGGGGCTGGAGGAGGCCGCCTCCGAGATCCGCAGCTACGAGGTGCAGTTCATCCCCGGCCTGCTGCAGACCGCCGGCTACGCGCGGGCCGTCTTCGCGCGCGGCAACCCGGCGGCGGAGCCGGAGGAGATCGAGCGCCGGGTGGAGGTGCGGACGCGGCGCCGGCGGCTGCTCACGGCCGAGCGGGGGCCGAGTCTGCTGGCGGTCATCGACGAGGCCGCGCTGCGCCGGTCCTGGGGCGGTCCGGAGGTGATGCGGGATCAGATCGACCGGCTGGCCGAGTTCGCCGAGCTGCCGAGGGTCGACCTGCGGGTGATGCCGCTGGGGGTGGGCGGGGTCCGGGCGGAGGCGGGGGCCTTCTCGCTGCTGGGCTTCCCCGAGCCGGACCTGGCGGACGTGGTGTACCTGGAGCAGTTCACCAGCGCGCTGTACCTGGACAAGCCGGACCAGGTCGCCGAGTACGGCCGGGCGATGGACCGGCTGACGGCCGACAGCCTGGACCGGGAGGAGACGCTGAAGCTGCTGGCGGCGGTCCGTCAGGAACTGTGA
- a CDS encoding aldehyde dehydrogenase family protein, translated as MSWFSELSRQYIDGEWRTGSGSWDIVDIDPYSGDKLAAITVATAAEVDDAYRAAERAQRAWNQVNPYARRLVFERALRVLEEREQEITEAIVAELGGTALKAAFELSLSKDVLREAMQLSLRAEGRILPSPVDGKENRLYRLPVGVVGVISPFNFPLFLSLKAVAPALALGNGVVLKPHQNTPIVGGTLIARIFEEAGLPGGLLNVLVTDIAEIGDAFIEHPVPKVISFTGSDTVGRHVATVAASHFKRTVLELGGNSALIVLDDADLDYAVDAAVFSRFAHQGQVCMAANRVLVDRGVAEEFTRRFVAKIASLKVGDPKDPATQIGPLINANQAESLTAEVDRAIESGATALLRGQTVGTLMDPVVLGGIPADAPILQRELFGPVVLVVPFDGEDEAVRIANDTPFGLSGAVHTGDVERGVRLAQRIETGMIHINDGTIHDEPVVPFGGEKNSGVGRLNGEATVEAFTTVKWISIQHGRSRFPF; from the coding sequence ATGTCCTGGTTTTCGGAACTGTCGCGTCAGTACATCGACGGTGAATGGCGTACGGGCTCCGGCTCCTGGGACATCGTCGACATCGACCCGTACAGCGGGGACAAGCTCGCCGCGATCACCGTCGCCACGGCCGCCGAGGTCGACGACGCCTACCGCGCCGCCGAGCGCGCCCAGCGGGCCTGGAACCAGGTCAACCCGTACGCGCGGCGGCTGGTCTTCGAGCGGGCCCTGCGGGTGCTCGAGGAGCGCGAGCAGGAGATCACCGAGGCGATCGTCGCCGAACTCGGTGGCACCGCGCTGAAGGCGGCCTTCGAGCTCTCGCTCTCCAAGGACGTGCTGCGCGAGGCGATGCAGCTCTCGTTGCGTGCCGAGGGCCGGATCCTGCCCTCGCCGGTCGACGGCAAGGAGAACCGCCTCTACCGCCTGCCGGTCGGCGTGGTCGGGGTGATCAGCCCGTTCAACTTCCCGCTGTTCCTGTCACTGAAGGCGGTCGCCCCGGCGCTGGCGCTGGGCAACGGCGTCGTCCTCAAGCCGCACCAGAACACCCCGATCGTCGGCGGCACCCTGATCGCCAGGATCTTCGAGGAGGCCGGGCTCCCCGGCGGCCTGCTCAACGTGCTGGTCACCGACATCGCCGAGATCGGCGACGCCTTCATCGAGCACCCGGTGCCCAAGGTGATCTCCTTCACCGGCTCCGACACGGTCGGCCGGCACGTCGCCACCGTGGCCGCGAGCCACTTCAAGCGGACGGTGCTGGAGCTCGGCGGCAACAGCGCGCTGATCGTGCTGGACGACGCCGACCTCGACTACGCGGTGGACGCCGCCGTGTTCAGTCGCTTCGCCCACCAGGGCCAGGTCTGCATGGCGGCCAACCGGGTGCTGGTGGACCGCGGTGTCGCCGAGGAGTTCACCCGGCGCTTCGTCGCCAAGATCGCCTCGTTGAAGGTCGGTGACCCCAAGGACCCGGCCACCCAGATCGGCCCGCTGATCAACGCCAACCAGGCCGAGTCGTTGACCGCCGAGGTCGACCGGGCGATCGAGTCCGGCGCCACCGCCCTGCTGCGCGGGCAGACCGTCGGGACGCTGATGGACCCGGTCGTGCTGGGCGGGATTCCCGCGGACGCGCCGATCCTGCAGCGCGAACTCTTCGGCCCGGTCGTCCTGGTGGTGCCCTTCGACGGGGAGGACGAGGCCGTCCGGATCGCCAACGACACGCCCTTCGGCCTCAGCGGCGCCGTGCACACCGGCGACGTGGAGCGCGGGGTCCGGCTGGCGCAGCGGATCGAGACCGGCATGATCCACATCAATGACGGCACCATCCACGACGAGCCCGTCGTCCCGTTCGGCGGGGAGAAGAACTCGGGCGTGGGGCGCCTCAACGGCGAGGCCACGGTCGAGGCCTTCACCACCGTGAAGTGGATCTCGATCCAGCACGGGCGCAGCCGCTTCCCGTTCTGA
- a CDS encoding helix-turn-helix domain-containing protein produces MLTLRFSAQDVAATRFACSRLLEVVTSVQVLKDPGSRAVHLPWVRRARADLARAGEAYELLSQLVPMPAWHLPDFLTPVPAATAPGMDEELAELAATAPDTVRADLAPIGRPLPPLVAALHADPEAGLARLTEEVRAYWTVAVEPYWPRIARLAEGEILHRARQMAAGGPAALFEGLHPKVSWQDGRMTVAQRRYDIEESLDGGRGLVLVPSVFVWPGCVLQTGPQAQPGVVYPPRGVATLWEGGASTPDALAGVLGRARAGLLAELESPGSTTVLAQRTGLSAPNVSHHLTALHAAGLVARHRTGREVLYLLTALGQALLDGGAP; encoded by the coding sequence GTGCTCACGCTGCGGTTCTCGGCCCAGGACGTGGCGGCCACCCGGTTCGCCTGCTCGCGCCTGCTGGAGGTGGTGACGAGCGTTCAGGTGCTCAAGGACCCGGGCTCGCGGGCGGTGCACCTGCCCTGGGTCCGGCGGGCCCGGGCCGATCTCGCCCGGGCCGGGGAGGCGTACGAGTTGCTGTCCCAGCTGGTGCCGATGCCGGCCTGGCACCTGCCGGACTTCCTGACCCCGGTGCCGGCCGCCACCGCGCCCGGGATGGACGAGGAGCTGGCTGAGCTCGCCGCCACCGCACCCGACACCGTCCGGGCCGACCTCGCGCCGATCGGCCGGCCGCTGCCGCCGCTGGTGGCCGCCCTGCACGCGGACCCGGAGGCCGGGCTGGCCCGGCTGACCGAGGAGGTCCGGGCCTACTGGACGGTGGCCGTCGAGCCGTACTGGCCCCGGATCGCCCGGCTCGCCGAGGGGGAGATCCTGCACCGGGCCCGGCAGATGGCGGCCGGCGGCCCTGCCGCACTGTTCGAGGGCCTGCACCCGAAGGTCAGCTGGCAGGACGGGCGGATGACGGTGGCCCAGCGCCGGTACGACATCGAGGAGTCGCTGGACGGCGGGCGCGGGCTGGTGCTGGTGCCGTCGGTCTTCGTCTGGCCGGGGTGCGTCCTGCAGACCGGCCCGCAGGCACAGCCGGGCGTGGTGTACCCCCCGCGCGGGGTGGCCACCCTCTGGGAGGGCGGCGCGTCGACACCGGACGCGCTGGCGGGGGTGCTGGGCCGGGCCCGGGCCGGGCTGCTCGCCGAGCTGGAGTCACCGGGCTCCACCACCGTCCTGGCGCAGCGGACCGGACTGTCCGCGCCCAACGTCTCGCACCACCTGACCGCGCTGCACGCGGCCGGCCTGGTGGCGCGCCACCGGACCGGCCGCGAGGTGCTCTACCTGCTGACGGCACTCGGCCAGGCCCTGCTGGACGGCGGCGCGCCCTGA
- a CDS encoding MFS transporter, producing MTSTVPVSFQDRLGLPDTTGRRRLVGAHLVDSLGTGLLLAFTVLYFTRTTGLGVAAVGAAITLARLLALPTAILTGPLIDRYGARQVAACGNALSAVAYGGFLLAHQAWQIVLVSLLAQAGAVAYWTASTGLVVLAAAGGERTRWFALVQTLRNAGLGIGGALGSLVVAGSGTGGLRLLVLLNALSYAGATVLLARWRPAAAAGRPSAPGAPGAPAAAGGYRQVLRDRRYVLLVGINLCSVFGSMIISMLLAVYLTEGLHQQAWVAGSLLVMNGVQVVLTQSVVARRLERFRPTRVLAAASLVNAVAFTLFALMAAAPGRAVLAGLYAAMFLFNAAETMATPFAEDLSVGLADPGLRGRYLAVYQLSWNTGQALAPGLLTLLLVQGALWPWAFLAALAVAAVPALLLLERLITPASRAARPATAG from the coding sequence ATGACCAGCACCGTCCCCGTATCCTTCCAGGACCGCCTGGGCCTCCCGGACACCACCGGCCGGCGCCGGCTCGTCGGCGCCCACCTCGTCGACAGCCTCGGCACCGGACTCCTGCTCGCCTTCACCGTCCTCTACTTCACCCGCACGACCGGCCTCGGGGTGGCCGCCGTCGGGGCCGCCATCACCCTCGCCCGACTGCTCGCCCTGCCCACCGCGATCCTCACCGGCCCGCTGATCGACCGCTACGGCGCCCGCCAGGTCGCGGCCTGCGGCAACGCGCTGTCGGCCGTCGCGTACGGCGGCTTCCTGCTGGCCCACCAGGCCTGGCAGATCGTCCTGGTCAGCCTGCTCGCCCAGGCCGGGGCGGTCGCCTACTGGACGGCCAGCACCGGCCTGGTCGTGCTGGCCGCCGCCGGCGGTGAGCGCACCCGCTGGTTCGCGCTGGTGCAGACCCTGCGCAACGCCGGGCTCGGGATCGGCGGGGCGCTCGGCTCCCTGGTGGTGGCCGGCAGCGGTACGGGTGGGCTGCGGCTGCTGGTGCTGCTGAACGCCCTCAGCTACGCGGGCGCCACCGTCCTGCTGGCCCGCTGGCGCCCGGCCGCGGCAGCCGGGCGACCGTCGGCGCCCGGGGCGCCCGGTGCTCCGGCGGCTGCCGGCGGCTACCGCCAGGTGCTGCGGGACCGCCGCTACGTCCTGCTGGTCGGCATCAACCTCTGCTCGGTCTTCGGCTCGATGATCATCAGCATGCTGCTGGCCGTCTACCTCACCGAAGGCCTGCACCAGCAGGCCTGGGTGGCCGGCTCGCTGCTGGTGATGAACGGCGTCCAGGTGGTGCTCACCCAGAGCGTGGTCGCCCGCCGCCTGGAGCGGTTCCGGCCCACCCGGGTGCTGGCGGCCGCCTCACTCGTCAACGCGGTGGCCTTCACCCTGTTCGCGCTGATGGCCGCCGCGCCCGGCCGGGCCGTCCTGGCCGGCCTGTACGCCGCGATGTTCCTCTTCAACGCGGCCGAGACGATGGCCACCCCGTTCGCCGAGGACCTCAGCGTCGGTCTGGCCGACCCCGGCCTGCGCGGCCGCTACCTCGCGGTCTACCAGCTCTCCTGGAACACCGGCCAGGCGCTCGCCCCCGGGCTGCTCACCCTGCTGCTCGTCCAGGGCGCGCTCTGGCCGTGGGCCTTCCTCGCGGCGCTGGCGGTGGCCGCGGTGCCGGCCCTGCTGCTGCTGGAGCGCCTGATCACACCCGCCAGCCGCGCCGCCCGGCCAGCCACCGCAGGGTGA